The following proteins are encoded in a genomic region of Alistipes shahii WAL 8301:
- a CDS encoding type 1 glutamine amidotransferase family protein, with protein sequence MKTVLFVLLDQFADWESAFLAPALRGGVMPGRPGRHAVRYATPGGVPVRSIGGMTLTPDCDTETLPDDCAGLILVGGMSWATPETERIVPLVREALSHGILVGAICNAASFLAAHGFLNGVRHTGNGLEMLREWGGANYTGEKLYQERQAVRDGNVVTANGSGYLEFTRECLLALEADTPEQIAASYAFNKHGFYQE encoded by the coding sequence ATGAAAACCGTATTGTTCGTATTACTCGACCAATTCGCCGACTGGGAGTCGGCATTCCTCGCCCCGGCGCTTCGCGGCGGCGTTATGCCGGGACGCCCGGGACGCCACGCCGTGCGGTATGCGACGCCCGGGGGAGTTCCCGTACGCTCGATCGGCGGCATGACCCTCACCCCCGACTGCGATACGGAGACGCTGCCGGACGACTGCGCCGGGCTGATCCTCGTCGGCGGTATGAGCTGGGCGACGCCCGAAACCGAACGGATCGTCCCGCTGGTAAGGGAGGCCCTGTCGCACGGGATTCTCGTCGGTGCGATCTGCAACGCCGCATCGTTCCTCGCGGCCCACGGATTCCTGAACGGCGTAAGGCACACCGGAAACGGCCTCGAAATGCTTCGCGAATGGGGCGGCGCGAACTACACGGGCGAGAAACTCTACCAGGAGCGGCAGGCCGTGCGCGACGGCAATGTCGTGACGGCCAACGGCTCGGGGTATCTGGAATTCACGCGCGAATGCCTGCTCGCGCTCGAAGCCGACACGCCGGAGCAAATCGCCGCATCGTACGCCTTCAACAAACACGGATTTTATCAGGAATAG
- a CDS encoding O-methyltransferase, translating to MDALEKYVHDFSEPEEELLHELDRETNLRAVAPRMISGHIQGRLLEMLVRMLRPRRALEIGTFTGYSALSMAAGLEEGAELHTVEVDDELEEFIRSYFDRSPHGGKIRLHIGSALDIAPKLGGEFDLVFIDGDKREYPAYYRMLMGDDGSKALVHSGSVLIADNILWSGKVVQPVAHNDRHTQALLEFNRMVVEDARVENVIVPLRDGLNLIRVK from the coding sequence ATGGACGCTCTCGAAAAATACGTCCACGATTTTTCGGAACCCGAGGAGGAGCTGCTGCACGAACTCGACCGCGAGACCAATCTGCGGGCCGTGGCGCCGCGGATGATCTCGGGGCACATTCAGGGCCGTCTGCTGGAGATGCTCGTACGGATGCTGCGGCCCCGGCGGGCGCTCGAAATCGGGACCTTCACGGGTTACTCGGCGCTCTCGATGGCCGCGGGGCTGGAGGAAGGGGCCGAACTGCACACCGTCGAGGTGGACGACGAGCTGGAAGAGTTCATCCGATCGTATTTCGACCGCAGCCCCCACGGCGGCAAAATCCGCCTGCACATCGGCTCGGCGCTCGACATCGCCCCGAAACTGGGCGGCGAATTCGACCTCGTGTTCATTGACGGCGACAAACGCGAATACCCGGCCTATTACCGGATGCTGATGGGCGACGACGGCAGTAAGGCGCTTGTTCACAGCGGATCGGTGCTGATCGCCGACAACATCCTCTGGTCAGGGAAGGTCGTGCAGCCCGTGGCGCACAACGACCGCCACACGCAGGCGCTCCTCGAATTCAACCGCATGGTCGTCGAAGACGCACGGGTGGAGAACGTCATCGTCCCGCTGCGCGACGGGCTGAATCTGATAAGAGTAAAATAA
- a CDS encoding nucleotide pyrophosphohydrolase produces the protein MEIKELQERVDAWIREYGVRYFSELTNMACLTEEVGELARVMARKYGDQSFKAGEKENLADEMADVLWVLVCLANQTGVDLTAAVEANFAKKTARDKERHRGNPKL, from the coding sequence ATGGAAATCAAGGAATTGCAGGAGCGCGTAGACGCCTGGATCCGGGAATACGGCGTGCGCTACTTCTCGGAACTGACCAACATGGCCTGCCTGACCGAAGAGGTGGGGGAGCTGGCCCGCGTGATGGCCCGCAAATACGGCGACCAGTCGTTCAAGGCGGGCGAAAAGGAGAACCTCGCCGACGAAATGGCCGACGTGCTGTGGGTGCTGGTGTGCCTGGCCAACCAGACGGGCGTGGACCTCACGGCGGCCGTCGAGGCCAATTTCGCCAAAAAGACCGCCCGCGACAAGGAGCGTCACCGCGGCAACCCCAAGTTATAA